From the Comamonas odontotermitis genome, one window contains:
- the ubiE gene encoding bifunctional demethylmenaquinone methyltransferase/2-methoxy-6-polyprenyl-1,4-benzoquinol methylase UbiE, which produces MSTTHFGFETVDEKDKARKVRGVFDSVASKYDVMNDLMSGGLHRIWKQYTVMVANLKEGQRALDIAGGTGDLSLAFAKKVGKSGQVVHTDINEAMLRVGRDRLIDKGIHLPTMVCDAEALPFPDNYFDVVSVAFGLRNMTHKDVALKEMNRVLKPRGKLLVLEFSKVAKPLEKAYDLYSFQVLPRIGQMVAGDADSYRYLAESIRMHPGQKELKAMMHQAGFGHVDYHNMTAGITALHVGIKC; this is translated from the coding sequence ATGAGTACCACCCACTTTGGATTTGAGACGGTTGATGAAAAGGACAAGGCGCGCAAAGTGCGCGGCGTGTTCGATTCGGTTGCGAGCAAGTACGACGTGATGAACGACCTGATGTCCGGTGGGCTGCACCGCATCTGGAAGCAGTACACCGTGATGGTCGCCAACCTCAAGGAAGGCCAGCGCGCGCTGGATATCGCCGGCGGTACGGGCGACCTGTCCCTGGCCTTTGCCAAGAAGGTGGGCAAGAGCGGCCAGGTGGTGCACACCGACATCAACGAAGCCATGCTGCGGGTGGGGCGTGACCGCCTGATCGACAAAGGCATTCATCTGCCCACCATGGTGTGCGATGCCGAGGCGCTGCCTTTTCCCGACAACTACTTTGACGTGGTGAGCGTGGCTTTCGGCCTGCGCAACATGACGCACAAGGATGTGGCCCTCAAGGAAATGAACCGCGTGCTCAAGCCGCGCGGCAAGCTGCTGGTGCTGGAGTTTTCCAAGGTGGCCAAGCCGCTCGAGAAGGCGTACGACTTGTATTCCTTCCAGGTGCTCCCACGTATCGGGCAGATGGTGGCGGGTGACGCGGACAGCTACCGCTATCTGGCTGAATCGATTCGCATGCACCCTGGCCAGAAGGAGTTGAAGGCCATGATGCATCAGGCAGGTTTTGGGCATGTCGACTACCACAACATGACGGCGGGTATCACCGCGTTGCATGTGGGCATCAAGTGCTGA
- a CDS encoding ubiquinone biosynthesis accessory factor UbiJ: MATQSPFSFPGGIFARILDSAQPPQWLVSEVQHRVVLFLNHVLMQESIAMERLTRQSGRVVQVQWRSIQLALQITPAGLLDLAEPGATPDLRVHVVDESPLALARDVLQGEKPAIRIDGDVQFAAEIQWLVDHVRWDVEEDLARIVGDTPAHWLASFGQRIAVALRQFVNMGVRTADRFGGGRSDQQAQPPAPPTPPGYGAGADSPSERQPS; this comes from the coding sequence ATGGCAACACAGTCCCCTTTTTCTTTTCCGGGCGGCATTTTTGCGCGCATTCTGGATTCGGCCCAACCACCGCAGTGGCTGGTGTCCGAGGTGCAACACCGTGTGGTGCTGTTCCTGAACCATGTGCTGATGCAGGAAAGCATCGCCATGGAGCGCCTCACGCGCCAAAGTGGGCGTGTGGTTCAGGTGCAGTGGCGCAGCATTCAATTGGCGCTGCAGATCACGCCAGCCGGCCTGCTGGACCTTGCAGAGCCTGGCGCAACGCCTGATCTGCGCGTGCATGTGGTCGATGAATCGCCACTCGCGCTGGCGCGTGATGTGCTGCAGGGCGAAAAGCCCGCCATCCGCATTGACGGCGATGTGCAGTTCGCCGCCGAGATCCAGTGGCTGGTCGACCATGTCCGCTGGGACGTCGAGGAAGACCTGGCACGCATCGTGGGCGATACGCCCGCGCACTGGCTGGCTTCCTTTGGTCAGCGCATCGCAGTGGCGCTGCGTCAGTTCGTCAACATGGGGGTGCGCACGGCAGACCGCTTTGGCGGTGGCCGCTCCGACCAGCAGGCGCAACCGCCAGCGCCGCCCACGCCCCCGGGCTATGGCGCAGGCGCCGATTCTCCCAGCGAGCGCCAGCCCTCATGA
- a CDS encoding DUF502 domain-containing protein: protein MAALRKWLLTGLLVVVPGVITVWVLGWIVGTLDQTLQILPESWQPDKVLGYHVPGFGVVLTLAILLLVGGTASNFVGRKLVSWGDALVSRIPVVRSIYSSVKQVSDTLFSESGNAFRTAVMVQWPHSGMWTIGFVTGAPGGELADHLVAVGAQEEFVSVYVPTTPNPTGGYLVMVRKSDCVELNMSVDAALKYIVSMGVVAPPEQRPSISKN from the coding sequence ATGGCTGCACTGCGCAAATGGCTGCTGACCGGATTGCTGGTCGTTGTGCCCGGCGTGATCACGGTCTGGGTGCTCGGCTGGATCGTCGGCACGCTTGACCAGACCCTGCAGATCCTGCCGGAGAGCTGGCAGCCAGACAAGGTCCTGGGCTACCATGTGCCGGGTTTCGGCGTGGTACTCACCCTGGCGATCCTGCTGCTGGTGGGGGGCACGGCCAGCAATTTCGTTGGCCGCAAGCTGGTGAGCTGGGGGGATGCCCTGGTCAGCCGCATACCGGTGGTGCGCTCGATCTATTCCAGCGTCAAACAGGTGTCCGACACCCTGTTTTCCGAAAGCGGCAATGCATTCCGTACCGCCGTCATGGTGCAATGGCCGCATTCCGGCATGTGGACCATCGGTTTCGTGACGGGCGCGCCCGGCGGCGAGCTGGCTGATCATCTGGTCGCAGTGGGTGCGCAGGAAGAATTTGTCAGCGTGTATGTGCCCACCACCCCCAACCCCACGGGCGGTTATCTGGTGATGGTGCGCAAAAGCGACTGTGTGGAACTGAATATGAGCGTGGACGCCGCGCTCAAATACATCGTGTCGATGGGTGTGGTGGCTCCTCCGGAGCAGCGTCCCTCGATCTCCAAAAACTAA
- a CDS encoding HIT family protein translates to MTNPAIEPNPGCPLCHGTGGRLVWQGARAGGALRVIHAEEAGFPAFYRVVWAAHVAEFSDLPADQRQWCMDAVVAVELALRAMTPAPRKINVAALGNMVPHLHWHVIARYSDDSHFPGSVWAAVQRERNTALEAELAAQLPAAEARMVAALERLVAA, encoded by the coding sequence ATGACGAACCCTGCCATCGAACCGAACCCCGGTTGCCCGCTGTGCCACGGCACAGGTGGCCGCCTGGTATGGCAGGGCGCTCGTGCGGGCGGCGCCTTGCGTGTCATCCATGCGGAAGAAGCGGGTTTTCCTGCTTTTTATCGTGTGGTCTGGGCTGCGCATGTGGCAGAGTTCTCCGATCTGCCTGCCGATCAGCGCCAATGGTGCATGGATGCCGTCGTGGCCGTGGAGCTGGCACTGCGTGCAATGACCCCTGCACCACGCAAGATCAATGTGGCGGCACTGGGCAATATGGTGCCGCATCTGCATTGGCATGTGATTGCCCGCTACAGCGACGACAGCCACTTTCCGGGCTCGGTGTGGGCTGCGGTGCAGCGCGAGCGCAACACTGCGCTAGAGGCTGAACTGGCCGCGCAGCTGCCCGCCGCCGAGGCGCGCATGGTTGCTGCGCTTGAGCGTCTGGTTGCGGCATAA
- the aspS gene encoding aspartate--tRNA ligase, with protein MAMRSQYCGLVTEAQMGETVTLCGWVNRRRDHGGVIFIDLRDREGYVQVVCDPDRAEMFKTAEGVRNEFCVQVKGVVRARPEGTTNDSIKSGKIEVLCHELNVLNASVTPPFQLDDDNLSETVRLTNRVLDLRRPVMQRNMMLRYKTAIQVRNFLDKEGFIDIETPMLGKSTPEGARDYLVPSRVHDGEFYALPQSPQLYKQMLMVAGYDRYYQITKCFRDEDLRADRQPEFTQIDCETSFLNEEEIRAIFERMIKEVFQTQLGVDLGEFPMMTYQDAAYRFGSDKPDLRVKLEFTELTDVMKDVDFKVFSGAANMKGGRVVGLRVPGGAREQGGLSRGEIDGYTEFVKIYGAKGLAYIKVNELAKGRDGLQSPIVKNIHDAAIAEILKRTGAQDGDLIFFGADKEKIVNDAIGALRIKIGHSDFGKAGGLFENKWAPLWVVDFPMFEYDEENDRWAAVHHPFTSPKDGHAELMATEPGKCIAKAYDMVLNGWELGGGSVRIHRADVQAKVFDALNITPEQQRAKFGYLLDALQYGAPPHGGLAFGLDRLITLMTGSESIRDVIAFPKTQRAQDLLTQAPSAVDEKQLRELHIKLRNAVAAQ; from the coding sequence ATGGCAATGCGTTCGCAATACTGCGGTCTGGTGACCGAGGCCCAGATGGGCGAAACCGTAACGCTGTGCGGCTGGGTAAACCGCCGTCGCGACCACGGTGGTGTGATCTTTATTGACCTGCGTGACCGCGAAGGCTATGTGCAGGTGGTCTGCGACCCGGACCGCGCCGAGATGTTCAAGACCGCCGAGGGCGTGCGCAACGAATTCTGCGTGCAGGTCAAGGGTGTGGTGCGTGCCCGTCCGGAAGGCACGACCAATGATTCCATCAAGAGCGGCAAGATCGAAGTGCTGTGCCACGAGCTGAATGTGCTCAACGCCTCGGTCACGCCTCCGTTCCAGCTCGATGACGACAACCTGTCGGAAACCGTGCGCCTCACCAACCGCGTGCTGGACCTGCGCCGCCCGGTCATGCAGCGCAACATGATGCTGCGCTACAAGACCGCGATCCAGGTGCGCAACTTCCTCGACAAGGAAGGCTTCATCGACATCGAAACCCCGATGCTGGGCAAGTCCACGCCAGAAGGCGCTCGCGACTATCTGGTGCCTTCGCGCGTGCACGACGGCGAGTTCTACGCACTGCCGCAATCGCCCCAGCTGTACAAGCAGATGCTGATGGTGGCCGGCTACGACCGTTACTACCAGATCACCAAGTGCTTCCGTGACGAAGACCTGCGCGCCGACCGCCAGCCCGAGTTCACGCAGATCGACTGTGAAACCTCGTTCCTGAACGAGGAAGAGATCCGCGCGATCTTCGAGCGCATGATCAAGGAAGTGTTCCAGACCCAGCTGGGCGTGGATCTGGGCGAATTCCCGATGATGACCTACCAGGACGCGGCGTACCGCTTTGGTTCGGACAAGCCGGATCTGCGCGTCAAGCTGGAGTTCACCGAATTGACTGATGTCATGAAGGACGTGGACTTCAAGGTGTTCTCCGGCGCGGCCAACATGAAGGGCGGCCGTGTGGTGGGCCTGCGCGTTCCTGGTGGCGCCCGCGAGCAGGGCGGCCTCTCGCGTGGTGAAATCGACGGTTATACCGAGTTCGTCAAGATCTACGGCGCCAAGGGCTTAGCCTACATCAAGGTCAACGAACTGGCCAAGGGCCGTGATGGCCTGCAGTCGCCCATCGTTAAGAACATCCACGATGCAGCTATTGCTGAGATTCTCAAGCGCACTGGTGCTCAGGATGGCGACCTGATCTTCTTCGGTGCAGACAAGGAAAAGATCGTCAACGACGCCATCGGCGCGTTGCGCATCAAGATCGGCCACAGCGATTTCGGCAAGGCCGGTGGCCTGTTCGAGAACAAGTGGGCACCACTGTGGGTGGTGGATTTCCCGATGTTCGAGTACGACGAGGAAAACGACCGCTGGGCCGCTGTGCACCACCCCTTCACCAGCCCCAAGGACGGTCACGCAGAACTCATGGCCACCGAACCCGGCAAGTGCATCGCCAAGGCCTACGACATGGTTCTGAACGGCTGGGAGCTGGGCGGCGGCTCGGTGCGTATCCACCGTGCCGACGTGCAGGCCAAGGTGTTTGACGCCCTGAACATCACCCCTGAGCAGCAACGTGCCAAGTTCGGCTACCTGCTGGATGCGCTGCAGTACGGCGCGCCTCCGCACGGTGGCCTGGCGTTCGGCCTGGACCGTCTCATCACGCTGATGACGGGCTCCGAGTCCATCCGCGACGTGATTGCTTTCCCCAAGACCCAGCGCGCCCAGGATTTGCTGACGCAGGCGCCTTCGGCCGTGGACGAAAAGCAGTTGCGCGAGCTGCACATCAAGCTGCGCAATGCGGTCGCTGCCCAGTAA
- a CDS encoding FmdB family zinc ribbon protein: MPIYAYKCSACGFAKDVLQKISDAPLTECPECKQASFSKQLTAPGFQLKGTGWYATDFSGKKSSSDAGGASSSSDSKAAPAAAPAPAPAAAPATLTSSAA; this comes from the coding sequence ATGCCTATTTACGCCTACAAGTGCAGTGCCTGCGGATTTGCCAAGGATGTTTTGCAAAAAATATCGGATGCGCCGCTGACCGAATGCCCCGAATGCAAGCAAGCGAGCTTTTCCAAGCAGCTGACTGCGCCGGGCTTCCAGCTCAAGGGCACCGGCTGGTACGCCACCGATTTCAGCGGTAAGAAATCCAGCTCGGACGCGGGCGGAGCTAGCTCGTCCAGCGACAGCAAGGCTGCGCCCGCTGCAGCGCCTGCGCCTGCGCCTGCTGCGGCACCCGCAACCTTAACCAGCTCTGCTGCATAA
- the nudB gene encoding dihydroneopterin triphosphate diphosphatase codes for MNSKPFKIPQSVLVIIHTADLQVLLLRRVGSMAGVDYWQPVTGSKDAEDETWVQTAIREVGEETGIDAHHPDCTLRDWNLENIYPIYPQWLHRYAPGVRLNTEHVLSLQVPSYTNITLSPREHSAYAWHDWREAAERCYSISNSEAILWLPRFLHP; via the coding sequence GTGAATTCCAAGCCTTTCAAAATTCCGCAATCTGTACTGGTCATCATCCATACGGCTGACTTGCAGGTATTGCTGCTGCGCCGTGTGGGCAGCATGGCCGGAGTCGATTACTGGCAGCCTGTGACGGGCAGCAAGGATGCGGAAGATGAAACCTGGGTGCAGACCGCGATCCGGGAGGTGGGCGAAGAAACGGGGATTGATGCCCATCACCCCGATTGCACCCTGCGCGACTGGAACCTGGAGAACATCTACCCCATCTATCCACAGTGGCTGCACCGCTATGCACCCGGGGTCCGCCTGAACACCGAGCACGTACTCAGCCTGCAGGTGCCGTCCTACACCAACATCACCCTCAGCCCGCGAGAGCACAGCGCCTATGCGTGGCATGATTGGAGAGAGGCGGCAGAGCGTTGCTATTCCATATCGAACAGCGAAGCCATTTTGTGGCTGCCAAGGTTCCTGCATCCATGA
- a CDS encoding gamma-butyrobetaine hydroxylase-like domain-containing protein, whose amino-acid sequence MAGLNRDTPTPTALTVHGASRVLEVQYADGAAFKLPFELLRVYSPSAEVQGHGPGQEVLQTGKRDVTIVAVEPVGNYAIKPIFSDGHESGLYSWQYLYELGERQSELWQGYLDKLQAAGVDRDQPMAPKAGASGGSCGHHH is encoded by the coding sequence ATGGCTGGCTTGAACCGCGACACCCCGACACCGACCGCGCTGACCGTGCATGGCGCCTCGCGCGTGCTGGAGGTGCAGTACGCCGATGGCGCTGCATTCAAGCTGCCGTTCGAGCTGCTGCGTGTGTATTCGCCCTCTGCCGAGGTGCAGGGTCACGGCCCCGGGCAGGAGGTGCTGCAGACCGGCAAGCGCGATGTAACCATCGTTGCCGTGGAGCCGGTGGGCAACTACGCCATCAAGCCCATCTTCTCGGACGGGCATGAAAGCGGCCTCTACAGCTGGCAGTACCTGTACGAACTGGGTGAGCGGCAGAGCGAGCTGTGGCAGGGTTATCTGGACAAGTTGCAGGCTGCCGGTGTGGACCGCGACCAGCCCATGGCGCCAAAGGCAGGCGCTTCGGGCGGGAGCTGCGGCCACCACCATTGA
- the ubiB gene encoding ubiquinone biosynthesis regulatory protein kinase UbiB: MKRFFRGFTILWVVWRYGLDDMVLSSFNHPWLKGITRVLRLGRKWTQPRGQRLREALEQLGPIFVKFGQVLSTRRDLLPPDIAEELSLLQDRVPSFDPRIAVETIERAFRKPIAEVFVSFDEKPVASASIAQVHFATIRTRAGELRDVAVKVLRPGMLPVIDSDLALMRTMAELVEKFSADGKRLKPRQVVAEFDTYLHDELDLMREASNAAQLRRNMEGLDLVLIPEVFWDFCHQEVMVMERMNGVPINQVETLRAAGVDIPKLARDGVTIFFTQVFRDGFFHADMHPGNIQVSLEPESFGRYISLDFGIVGTLTEFDKEYLAQNFTAFFRRDYKRVAELHIESGWVPPDTRVDELEAAIRAVCEPYFDRPLKEISLGMVLMRLFQTSRRFHVEIQPQLVLLQKTLLNIEGLGRQLDPDLDLWSTAKPFLEKWMLDQMGPQRLWRELKSQAPRYAKLLPDMPRLVHQYLSQQGRDNDETLKELLAQQKLTNKLLQIIVSGGIGFVLGLVVLQLLIRVRIF, translated from the coding sequence ATGAAGCGTTTTTTCCGTGGCTTTACCATCCTGTGGGTGGTGTGGCGCTATGGGCTGGACGACATGGTGCTCTCCAGCTTCAACCACCCGTGGCTCAAGGGCATCACCCGTGTGCTGCGCCTGGGCCGCAAGTGGACGCAGCCGCGCGGCCAGCGGCTGCGCGAAGCGCTGGAGCAGCTCGGACCCATCTTCGTCAAGTTTGGACAGGTGCTTTCGACCCGGCGTGATCTGCTACCCCCCGATATTGCCGAAGAGCTGTCGCTGCTGCAGGACCGCGTGCCTTCGTTTGACCCGCGCATCGCGGTCGAGACCATCGAGCGGGCGTTCCGCAAGCCGATTGCCGAGGTGTTCGTCAGCTTTGATGAAAAACCAGTTGCGAGCGCATCCATAGCCCAGGTGCACTTTGCCACCATCCGCACCCGCGCTGGCGAGCTGCGCGATGTGGCCGTGAAGGTGCTGCGGCCAGGCATGCTGCCGGTGATCGACAGCGACCTGGCGTTGATGCGCACCATGGCTGAGCTGGTGGAGAAATTCTCTGCCGACGGCAAGCGCCTCAAGCCGCGTCAGGTGGTGGCAGAGTTTGACACCTACCTGCACGACGAACTCGATCTGATGCGCGAAGCATCGAACGCTGCCCAGTTGCGCCGCAACATGGAAGGGCTCGATCTGGTGCTGATTCCTGAGGTGTTCTGGGATTTCTGCCACCAGGAGGTGATGGTGATGGAGCGCATGAATGGCGTGCCCATCAACCAGGTTGAAACCTTGCGTGCCGCTGGCGTCGATATCCCAAAACTGGCGCGCGACGGCGTGACCATCTTCTTCACCCAGGTGTTTCGCGACGGCTTTTTCCACGCCGACATGCACCCGGGCAATATCCAGGTGAGCCTGGAGCCCGAGAGCTTTGGCCGCTATATCTCGCTGGATTTCGGCATCGTCGGCACCTTGACGGAGTTTGACAAGGAATACCTGGCGCAGAACTTCACGGCCTTCTTCCGCCGTGATTACAAGCGTGTTGCAGAGCTGCACATCGAAAGCGGCTGGGTGCCGCCCGACACGCGGGTCGACGAGCTGGAAGCGGCGATCCGTGCAGTGTGCGAGCCGTACTTCGACCGCCCGCTCAAGGAGATTTCGCTGGGCATGGTGCTGATGCGTTTGTTCCAGACTTCGCGGCGCTTCCATGTCGAGATTCAGCCGCAGCTCGTGCTGCTGCAAAAAACCTTGCTCAACATCGAAGGCCTGGGCCGACAGTTGGATCCGGATCTGGACCTGTGGAGCACGGCCAAGCCTTTCCTTGAAAAGTGGATGCTCGACCAGATGGGGCCGCAGCGCCTGTGGCGTGAGCTGAAAAGCCAGGCGCCGCGCTATGCCAAGCTGCTGCCGGACATGCCGCGCCTGGTGCACCAGTACCTGTCGCAACAGGGCCGCGACAACGACGAGACTCTCAAGGAACTGCTGGCGCAGCAGAAGCTGACCAACAAGCTGCTGCAGATCATTGTCAGTGGCGGTATCGGTTTTGTCCTGGGGCTGGTGGTGCTGCAGCTCCTGATTCGCGTTCGTATCTTTTGA
- a CDS encoding Tim44 domain-containing protein, whose translation MMKLWSVALVVLLAFVHVDADAKRMGGGKSVGQQSSNVTQRQATPSQAPSQAAPAQQAQRPATPNAAPQAAPKKPWGAMLGGLAAGLGLAWLAHSLGFGEAFANMLLVGLAIMAVLAIVGFIMRKKSGAAAPAGNSPFAFQGAGNATPQAPESAPMARQYNPEKVGNDASARPWEQGAAPVAAAAGGSMIGSALGGSQNWGVPEGFDTQGFLDAAKRNFVTLQAAWDRGDVQTLRSMMTDTMLTEVKGQLQDREQHREGVQPNQTDVVMLEAQLLGIEDLGNAYMASVEFSGMIREEANAGPSPFREVWNMTKPKDGSSGWLVAGLQALQ comes from the coding sequence ATGATGAAACTATGGTCAGTCGCCCTGGTGGTTCTGCTGGCATTTGTGCATGTGGATGCTGATGCCAAACGCATGGGAGGCGGCAAGTCCGTGGGGCAGCAATCGAGCAATGTGACGCAACGCCAGGCAACGCCTTCCCAGGCGCCCAGCCAGGCCGCGCCTGCCCAGCAGGCACAGCGCCCCGCAACCCCGAATGCAGCCCCGCAGGCTGCGCCCAAGAAACCTTGGGGCGCCATGCTGGGTGGCCTGGCCGCCGGTCTGGGCCTGGCCTGGCTGGCACATAGCCTGGGCTTCGGTGAAGCGTTTGCCAACATGCTGCTGGTAGGTCTGGCCATCATGGCGGTGCTGGCGATTGTCGGCTTCATCATGCGCAAGAAGAGTGGTGCGGCAGCGCCCGCCGGCAACTCGCCTTTCGCCTTCCAGGGCGCAGGCAACGCCACGCCTCAGGCGCCCGAATCGGCTCCCATGGCGCGCCAGTACAACCCTGAGAAAGTGGGCAATGATGCATCCGCTCGTCCTTGGGAGCAAGGTGCGGCGCCCGTAGCTGCGGCCGCAGGCGGCAGCATGATCGGCTCGGCCCTGGGTGGCTCGCAGAACTGGGGCGTGCCCGAAGGCTTTGATACCCAGGGCTTTCTGGATGCGGCCAAACGCAATTTCGTGACCTTGCAGGCCGCCTGGGACCGTGGTGATGTTCAGACCCTGCGCTCGATGATGACCGATACCATGTTGACGGAAGTCAAGGGGCAGTTGCAGGACCGCGAGCAGCACCGCGAAGGCGTGCAGCCCAACCAGACCGATGTCGTGATGCTTGAAGCCCAATTGCTGGGTATCGAGGACCTGGGCAATGCCTACATGGCCAGCGTCGAGTTCTCCGGCATGATCCGCGAAGAGGCGAATGCGGGCCCCAGCCCCTTCCGCGAAGTGTGGAACATGACCAAGCCGAAGGACGGCTCCAGCGGCTGGCTGGTCGCCGGTCTGCAAGCACTGCAGTAA
- a CDS encoding CsgG/HfaB family protein, whose product MHYTKAGTVRAVIAIAAALALAACGEKKTELGEGGSEISGSAGPAGGQNAHASLERCDAPIATVALLENPRGYVMPSAANLPPTPVPLVRLLMQQSGCFRVVDRAGGLQGTIREGELQDAGFLRPNGTVEKRKGYEAQYTMVPNLTFSEQDAGRGLAGIIAMIPMLRDIAGLAGVAEQVKLKEAQTALFLTDNETTEQVAAATGSARATDLGMGGVVLGKLGGGAGAGWSNTNEGKVIAAAFLHAHNQLVQQVRLLQAKDLPPPVATAGANGHASSGKKGDSRSVDKR is encoded by the coding sequence ATGCACTACACCAAGGCAGGCACGGTACGAGCGGTAATTGCCATTGCTGCGGCACTGGCGCTGGCCGCCTGCGGCGAAAAGAAGACCGAGTTGGGCGAGGGCGGGTCGGAGATATCGGGCTCCGCCGGGCCTGCTGGCGGGCAGAATGCCCATGCCAGCCTGGAGCGCTGCGATGCGCCGATTGCCACTGTGGCCTTGCTGGAGAATCCGCGCGGCTATGTGATGCCCAGCGCTGCCAACCTGCCACCCACGCCGGTACCACTGGTGCGCCTGTTGATGCAGCAAAGTGGCTGTTTTCGCGTGGTGGACCGTGCGGGCGGCCTGCAGGGCACGATCCGCGAGGGCGAACTGCAGGATGCAGGCTTTCTGCGCCCCAATGGCACGGTGGAAAAGCGCAAAGGCTACGAAGCGCAGTACACCATGGTGCCCAACCTCACTTTCAGCGAGCAGGATGCAGGGCGCGGTCTCGCTGGCATCATTGCGATGATTCCCATGTTGCGCGACATTGCGGGGTTGGCTGGTGTGGCAGAGCAGGTCAAGCTCAAGGAAGCGCAGACGGCGCTCTTTCTTACCGACAATGAAACCACGGAGCAGGTCGCTGCGGCCACGGGTTCGGCCCGCGCCACTGATCTGGGTATGGGGGGCGTGGTATTGGGCAAGCTGGGAGGTGGCGCTGGCGCCGGCTGGAGCAATACGAACGAAGGCAAGGTCATTGCGGCGGCATTCCTCCATGCCCACAACCAGTTGGTGCAGCAGGTGCGCCTGTTGCAGGCCAAGGATCTGCCGCCTCCGGTGGCGACGGCGGGTGCCAATGGCCATGCAAGTTCTGGAAAAAAAGGCGATTCGCGCTCAGTGGATAAGCGCTGA
- a CDS encoding sodium:solute symporter family protein has protein sequence MLLYMVIAYLFVTIGVGLWAAKRVKNTADFAVAGRHLPLFMIITTTFATWFGSEIVLGVPAKFIEGGLRNVVEDPFGAGTCLILVGLFFAAKLYRMNLLTISDYYRKRYGRSVEIICSLIIMLSYLGWVSAQVTALGLVFNLLSHGAISTSMGMVIGVVSILAYTLFGGMWSVAVTDFVQMIILVVGLMVLAFFASDMAGGAGKVIDLATSRDLFQFWPEPTWHDIVFFFAAAITMMLGSIPQQDVFQRVMSANSEKSAVRGTVIGGSAYILFAFVPMFLVASALIIMPEATASLLKEDPQKVLPTLVMEKMPFIMQILFFGALLSAIKSCASATLLAPSVTFTENIWRQFRPHVSDHDNLRTMRISVLVFSACVLAYSIKMEGTPIYELVSGAYQVPLVGAFVPLTMGLYWKRATTQGALLAVFLGIGVWLAGLNMAWGSAFPAQLAGVLSAFAGMVAGSLAPQWVPNQKTDVIPFEPDAAPAGAMAR, from the coding sequence GTGCTGCTCTACATGGTGATTGCCTACCTTTTTGTAACCATTGGCGTGGGCCTGTGGGCCGCCAAACGGGTCAAGAACACGGCGGATTTTGCAGTCGCAGGGCGCCATCTGCCCCTGTTCATGATCATTACGACCACGTTTGCCACCTGGTTTGGCTCGGAGATCGTGCTGGGCGTGCCCGCCAAGTTCATCGAAGGCGGCCTGCGCAATGTGGTGGAAGACCCGTTTGGCGCGGGCACCTGCCTGATTCTGGTGGGCCTGTTCTTTGCCGCCAAGCTCTACCGCATGAACCTGCTGACCATCAGCGATTACTACCGCAAGCGCTACGGCCGGTCGGTGGAGATCATCTGCTCGCTCATCATCATGCTCAGCTATCTGGGCTGGGTGTCGGCGCAGGTCACGGCACTGGGGCTGGTGTTCAACCTGCTCTCGCATGGCGCAATCAGCACCTCGATGGGCATGGTGATCGGCGTGGTTTCGATCCTGGCCTACACGCTGTTTGGCGGCATGTGGTCGGTGGCGGTGACTGATTTCGTGCAGATGATCATCCTGGTGGTCGGCCTGATGGTGCTGGCGTTCTTTGCTTCCGACATGGCGGGCGGCGCCGGCAAGGTCATCGATCTGGCCACCAGCCGTGACCTGTTCCAGTTCTGGCCCGAGCCGACCTGGCATGACATCGTGTTTTTCTTTGCCGCAGCCATCACCATGATGCTGGGCTCGATTCCGCAGCAGGACGTGTTCCAGCGCGTGATGTCGGCCAACAGCGAGAAATCGGCCGTGCGCGGCACGGTGATCGGTGGCTCTGCCTATATCCTGTTTGCCTTTGTGCCCATGTTCCTGGTGGCCAGTGCGCTCATCATCATGCCCGAGGCAACGGCGAGCCTGCTCAAGGAAGATCCGCAGAAGGTGCTGCCCACCCTGGTGATGGAGAAGATGCCGTTCATCATGCAGATCCTGTTCTTCGGCGCACTGCTGTCGGCCATCAAATCCTGTGCATCGGCCACGCTGCTGGCGCCCAGCGTCACCTTTACCGAGAACATCTGGCGCCAGTTCCGCCCCCATGTGAGTGATCATGACAACCTGCGCACCATGCGCATCAGCGTGCTGGTGTTCAGCGCCTGTGTCCTTGCGTACTCGATCAAGATGGAAGGCACGCCGATCTATGAGTTGGTGTCCGGCGCCTACCAGGTGCCGTTGGTGGGGGCGTTTGTGCCGCTCACCATGGGTTTGTATTGGAAGCGCGCGACCACGCAAGGCGCCCTGCTGGCGGTGTTTCTGGGCATCGGCGTGTGGCTGGCGGGCCTCAACATGGCCTGGGGCAGCGCTTTTCCGGCGCAGCTGGCCGGTGTGCTGTCCGCTTTTGCCGGCATGGTGGCAGGCTCGCTTGCACCACAGTGGGTCCCCAACCAGAAGACGGATGTGATTCCGTTTGAGCCGGACGCCGCGCCCGCAGGGGCCATGGCGCGCTGA